CTCGGACGCCAACGTTGATGAAGACAAGGTGTGCCGCAGTCCGATCGCGGGCATCGTGATTCGCCTTAATGCGCAGATCGGCCAGCAACTTCAGCCCAACGATTTGCTGTTGGTACTCGAAGCAATGAAGATGGAAACCAATGTGACTGCTCCGGTCGGTGGAAAAATCAAGACCATCAACGTGCAGCCCGGAGATGGCGTTCAAGTTAACCAGGTGCTGGTCGAGTTCGAATAGGCTTACTGGCAACAGAGGATTTCAGATGAATGTACCTGCTACGTCGTTCAATGAAGACCTATTGAAGGTCCCAGGCATTTTGTTCTTCGACCACCTGGCAATAGCCGTGAAGCATGGCGAGCTTGACCCCCAGGTGAAGGCTTATGCAGCGCTGGGCTTTCGCGAAATTCATCGCGAGGAAGTCTACGGCGGCGATCAGGTCCGCGAGGCGCTTCTGCAAGTCGGCGACGGCCCCAATCTCATTCAGTTGCTTGAGCCGCTCAGTCCCGAATCGCCCGTACAGAAGCTGCTCGACAAGAACGGTGGCCGCGGCGGATTCGCGCACATTGCCTTCCGCGTGCGCAGCGCGCAGGCCGCGTTCGATTACATGAAGAGCGAGGGATTCAATCTCATCGACAAAGCGCCGCGTCCTGGATCCCGGGGCACAACTGTATTCTTCGTTCACCCGAAATCGCGCGCAGATGTTCCCTTCGGATTCCTTATCGAAGTCGTCGAAGACCCCAGAGGCTAAGAATGAAAGAGGATGATGGGCTCGAGTTGTTGCAGCAATTTTCACCAGTCACAACCGAACAATGGGAAGAAGTAATCCGCAAGGACTTGAAGGGCGCCGACTATGACAAGAAGCTTGTGTGGCGCTCCGACGAGCAGATCGCTGTAAAGCCCTACTATCGCAGGCAAGATCTCGATGGACTTGACCGTCAACTGGCGGCAGCGCCCGGTGATTTTCCATTCGTACGCGGCACTCGCTCCACCCCCGGTTGGGCCGTTCGGCAGGAGATCGATGAACTTGACGTGCGCAAGGCCAATCAATACGCGCGTGAAGCCCTGCGCGGTGGCGCCGACGAGGTCTGCTTTGCTGCAGAGCCATGCGTCGGAGGACTGCGCGGAGTCTCTGTCCAGACGCTTCAAGATATGAAGCAGTTGCTGGACGAAATTTCTCTCGAACGCGTTCCGCTCCATTTCCGCTCCGGCCGGCTCGCGCTCCCCATGCTCCTGCTGCTACTGGAAGCAGTTGAAATGCGCGGAGACTTACCGCGCTTGCAGGGCAGCGTTGACTACGATCCGATCACGGATCTTGTTTTAGCCGGTGGATCGTCACAGGATCGCAAGCGCATGTTCGACGAAGTAGCGGATGTCGTTCGTCTGTGCCGCACCCGGGCGCAGGCCTTCCGTCCGTTGACCGTCCGAGCCGGCGACTATCGCGAGTGCGGTGGCACCGTCGTGCAGGAAGTCGCCTTCGCTCTCGGGACAGGGGTGGAATACCTCGCCGAGCTTAGCGCGCGCGGTCTCTCTGTGGATGACGCGGCTTCATCTCTCGGCTTCTCGCTCACTGCGGGTACGAGCTACTTCTTCGAGATTGCCAAGCTGCGCGCATTCCGTTTGCTGTGGGCGCGCGCGATTGCTGAATTCAAGCCGTCTACGAAGGAAGCGCTCAAGCCGGTCGTGCACACCCGCACTTCAGAGTGGAGCGCCACGATTTACGATCCGCACGTCAATGTGCTCCGCGCCACCACCGAAGCCATGTCTGCCGCCGTTGGCGGTTCGGAAGCAGTAACGGTTGTGCCGTTTGATCGGCCTTCCGGGCCTGGCACAGACCTGTCGCGACGCCTCTCGCGCAACACGCAAACGATCCTCAAGCGCGAAGCATCTCTGGGGCGCTGTGTCGACGCCGCAGCCGGCTCCTACTACATCGAAACTCTGACCGACTCCATTGCTCGCGCAGCTTGGACACTGTTCCAAAAGATCGAAGCCGCGGGTGGAGTGGTCAAGGCAATTCAAGGCGGTCTCATACAGCAGCAGGTGCGGGCATCACGCAAGGTCAAGAATGACGCTGTTGCGTCGCGTCGCCGCACGCTTCTGGGGACCAATCATTATCCGAATTCTGGAGAGAGCGCACTCGCAGCCAACAAGCCAGGCGAGAACGTAACGCCGTTGAAGCGCACGGGAATCGCTGTCGACACGGAATCCGCGAAAGCGATGAAGCAGTTTGCGCAAGGGCTCGTCGTCGGCGACTTTGTCTCTGCAGCGCCCTTCGTCGTTGAAGTCGAAGCCCTGCAACCGTACCGCGCTGCCCAGCCATATGAATCGTTGCGCCTGGGGATGGAGCGCTACACGGCCGCTGGTGGACGCGTTCCATGCGTTTATCTGCTCGAGTTCGGCGATCTCAAGATGCGCAAGGCCCGCTCGGGCTTCGCCGCAAACTTCTTCGGCTGCGGCGGCTTCAACGTTGTGACCGGCACGGGCGAAACGCTGGACGCCTCCGTGCGCGCCGCTATAGACGCGCATGCGGACACGATCGTCCTGTGCAGCTCGGACGCAGAATACTTGCAGATCGCAAAACCAATCTGTGAACAGGTTAAGAACGCAGAGAAGCCGGTTCCGGTTCTCATAGCCGGTTATCCCAGTGAGGCCATCGAGCAATTGCGCGCCGATGGCGTGGTCGACTTCATACACGTTCGCAGCAATGCGCTGGAGGTTCTCAGCGCATGGCAGCGCAAGCTGGGAGTTGGAGAGTAAAGTCATGCGGCCAGATTTCAGTCACATCGATTACGAGTGCCCATCGCAAACCGGCAGCCCGGCATCAAGGCGCGCCTCCGAGCCATGGACGACGCCTGAACACATTGACGTACCCGCCTACTTCACGCGAGAGGCGCTCGAGAAGATGGAGCACCTCGACTATGCCGCGGGAGTCGCGCCGTTTCTACGCGGCCCTTACTCCATGATGTATGCGCTTCAGCCGTGGACTGTCCGCCAGTACGCTGGTTACTCCACGGCCGAAGAGTCCAACGCGTTCTATCGGCGCAATCTTGCCGCGGGTCAGAAAGGTCTTTCCGTGGCGTTCGATCTCGCGACGCATCGCGGATACGATTCCGATCACGAGCGCGTTGTGGGCGACGTAGGCAAGGCCGGTGTCGCGATCGACTCGGTGCTCGACATGAAGGTATTGTTCGACCAGATCCCACTCGACCAGATGTCGGTGTCCATGACCATGAACGGTGCGGTGTTGCCCATCATGGCGTTCTACATCGTCGCAGCGGAAGAGCAGGGAGTCCCGGCCGAGAAGCTCAGCGGAACCATACAGAACGACATTCTTAAAGAGTTCATGGTCCGCAACACGTACATCTATCCGCCCACGCCTTCCATGCGCATCATCGGCGACATCTTCCGTTTCTGCTCCGAGCGCATGCCCAAGTTCAACTTCATCAGCGTAAGCGGCTATCACATGCAGGAAGCCGGGGCCACAGCCGATATCGAGTTGGCCTACACGCTTGCCGATGGTCTTGAATATCTGCGGACCGGCATTCGCGCCGGACTGGATGTTGACAGCTTCGCGCCGCGCATTTCGTTCTTCTGGGACATCGGCATGAATCACTTCATGGAGATCGCGAAGATGCGCGCCGCACGCGTGCTCTGGGCCAAGCTCGTGAAGCAGTTCAATCCCAAGAACCCGAAATCGCTCGCCCTGCGCACACATTCGCAAACTTCCGGCTGGAGCCTCACCGCGCAGGATCCGTTCAACAACATCATTCGGACCTGCACCGAGGCGTTGGCTGCCGCGCTTGGTCACACACAGTCGCTGCACACGAACGCGCTTGATGAAGCAATCGCGCTGCCCACGGACTTCTCCGCGCGCATTGCGCGAAACACACAGATATACCTCCAGGAAGAAACCGACATCACCCGTGCCGTCGATCCCTGGGCCGGTTCCTACTACGTCGAACACCTCACGCACGAACTCATGCACCGCGCGTGGGGACTCATTCAGGAAGTCGAGCAAGTGGGCGGCATGGTTAAGGCTATCGAAGCCGGCTTGCCGAAGATGCGCATCGAAGAAGCGGCTGCGCGCAAGCAGGCGCGCATCGATTCCGGCTCGGACGTCATCGTTGGCGTAAACGCGTTCGTACTCGAAAAGGAAGCTCCGCTAGACGTGCTCGAAGTCAATAACGCCGCCGTACGCGAAGCGCAGTTGAGCGGATTGGCGAACTTGAAGGCCGGACGCAGCAGCGCAGAAGTCGAAGCCGCACTGAAGGCACTTACCGAGTCCGCGAAGACCGGAGAGGGAAATCTACTCGCCCTCGCCGTCGATGCCGCACGCAAGCGTGCGACCCTGGGCGAAATTTCCTCCGCGCTCGAAACCGTATACGGACGCTACCAGGCCGTAGTACGCTCAATCAGCGGCGTCTACGCAGCCGAAAGCATGTCTGACGAAAACTTCCAGAAAGCTCGCAAAATGGCCGATGAGTTCGCTGAGGCGGAAGGCCGTCGTCCCCGCATCCTCGTCGCCAAAATGGGGCAGGACGGGCACGATCGCGGAGCCAAGGTTATCTCGACGGCCTTTGCCGATCTCGGCTTCGACGTTGACATAGGCCCGCTCTTCCAGACTCCTGCCGAAGTCGCGCGCCACGCCACGGAGAACGATGTGCACGTGCTCGGCGTTTCCACTCTCGCCGGCGGACACAAAACGCTTGTCCCGCAAGTCGTGGAAGAACTGAAGAAGCTTGGGCGGGAGGACATCATTGTCATCGTTGGTGGCGTCATCCCGGCGCAGGATTATGACTTCCTGTACGAGAGCGGCGCGGCCGGAGTCTTCGGTCCGGGCACGGTGATTCCGCTGGCGGCGCAGCAGATAATTTCTGTGCTGGCGCACCATGCCGCAGCGGAGCACGCGTAAGGAGCGCATCGTGAGCGGCGACGGCGACTTTCTCATCGTGCAACCTGGCGTTGAACAGCCCTCGTCGCTCAGCGTGAAGAACATCAAGCGCGCACGCAGGCTCAGCGCCCCGGAATACCTCGAGGGTATCCTGCGAGGCGACCGCGCTGTGCTCGGCCGCGCCATCACGCTCGTTGAAAGCAGTCGCCCGCAAGATCACCAACTCGCGCAAGACCTCCTGCAACTTTGCCTGCCACACACCGGACGCTCCATTCGCGTCGGCATCACCGGTGTCCCCGGCGCCGGCAAGAGCACATTCATCGAAGCGCTTGGGATGGAGTTGATCGGCCGAGGCGAAAGAGTGGCCGTGCTCGCCATTGATCCCAGCAGCCAACTCTCTCGCGGCAGCATCTTGGGCGACAAGACGCGCATGGAGCGCCTTGCCTCCAGCGATAGTGCATTCATACGGCCTTCCCCCTCCGCCGGTTCTCTCGGTGGAGTCGCGCGCCGAACCCGCGAAACCATGCTGCTCTGCGAAGCCGCTGGTTTTCGTACCGTCTTCATCGAGACCGTTGGCGTAGGTCAATCGGAGACTGCGGTCAACGACATGGTTGACTTCTTTCTCCTGCTCATGCTGGCCGGCGCAGGAGACGAGCTACAGGGAATCAAGCGTGGCATCATGGAGATGAGCGATCTCATCGCCATCAACAAGGCAGATGGCGAAAACACTGCACGCGCCCGGCTCGCACGCTGTGAATACGAAACTGCGCTGCACTTGTTCGCAGCGCAACCCAGCGGCTGGACGCCAAAGGTTGTCACCTGCTCGGCGCTGAGCGGATCAGGTATAGCCGAAATTTGGGATACGGTCCTCGAGCATCAGCGCACAACTCGCGCGAACGGCTACTTCGAGATCCGCCGTCGCACGCAGGTCCGCAACTGGATGCAGGAGACAATCGAGCAGGGCTTGCTGGATCACTTCCGAGCGGACCCACGCATCGCGAAAAAGCTTCCAGAGCTGGAAACGGAGGTTGCAGCTGGTCGTCTCACATCCGCCCGCGCAGCCGAAATTTTACTTGATGTTTTCCGGCGACCCTGAGGCAACCTCTTACGGCAGTAGCCCGTAGATCACCAACTGACTCTGTGTGCCGATGAACACTTTTCCGTTCGCGATTGTCGGCACCGCGAAGCGCACAGGCGCGCTCGCCGCAAGATCGCGCGTACTGTTTTGCCTACTGTTATAAAGCAGCTGCGAAACATTGGAGGCGCTGTAAGCGTGTAGGACGGCTCTGTTCAGCGTCGTGTTGCGCTCGTAGAGCCACACAATTCCATTCGTGCTGCCCTTGGATGAGATGGACGGCGTTGCTCCCGGGTACTCGAACGTCTTGCTCGACTTCGATGCCGCCGTCGTGTTGATCAGGCCGTTGCTGATCCGGTGAGCCTGCAAAGGCTTGCTAATCCCGACAAAATACAACGTGCCAAACCAGTAGGCTGGTGTGCTGAAGAGCTTCCCGGCGGCAGTAAAGAACTGAACGACGTCATTGGTGGACGAATTGAAACGCCCCATGTTGTCGCGGTCGACCAGATATGCGCCGCCACGTTTGCTCCCCGCCAGCGCCAGGTGCGTATGCGCGCCACTCTGGTTCGGCAACACCAGCACGCCGGTCGAGCCCAGATCCTGGTCATTCACGTTCAGGGTGGACTGGTTGTCAGGCGTAAAGAAATCCGCCACAGAAAGCGCGTTCGGATTGAGTTTGAGAATGCTGTCGCCGTAGTCGCGTCCGGAAGCGTTTGCTGTAAACGTTCCGTCACCGCTCGCGGTGTACACGAATCCGGCTGCGTCCGCCGATAGCCCGCCGCCGCTTTGCCATATCGCTCCGCCCTCGCCGTTGGGAGTAATGCAGATCACGCCAATCTGCAAAAGCGTGCTCGCGCTGTAGGCCATGATCCATCCGTGGTACGGCTGCTTGTCTCCGTGCGATCCGAACGCGATGTATACGTTGCCGTTGTGCAACAGCAGCCCCGGACGATTCAAATGCCGCAATGGGCTGAACGTCAGGTTCCCGCCGCTGCTTCCCACGCCCCTTCCCGGAACAGTGGCGCGAATTTCGACTGGGCCGCCCAGTTTCTCAGCGCCTGTGGTCAAGCTCAATGCGTGCAGCCGTTGATGATAGGTGCCGTTCTCTTTTGTCGCCACGACAACGTAGAGCGTACTGCTGGCTCTATCGATGACAGGTGTGCCCACGATCCCGGTTTCCAGGATTCCACAGCAGCTTGTATCGAAATCGCGAAATGGGATCGTCGTGATCCCCGCGCCGGGATTGATAAAGCTGCGTTTCCAGAGCGGAGTCGTACTCCGCCTGTCCGCATCGAAGGCGTAAACGCTGTCGTGCAGCGTAGCTACATACACTATGTTGCGAAAGCCCCTGTTTGGAATTGCGACATTTGCAACGTAGAGAGGCTGCGCGTACACAAATCCGTCCACCGCATACGAACCCAGTTTGCCGAAGGTCGATGTTTTCACGTTCGAGGGCGACAGTGCGATCTCGCCCAGGTTTTGCCCGGTTCGCATCTTGTCATTGTGCGACGTGAAAACGCCCGGATAGTTCGTGACGTAAGCGTTCGCCGAACCGGTCCTTGTGCTGTCGCTGGTGCTTCGTGCAGTAACGGTGTGCCTACCCTGCACGTGGGGCGGCGTGTAGAGACCTGTGGACGATATGGTTCCTACCGTCGCATTCCCACCGGCGATGCCGTCTACGGCCCAGGTGACGGACGTTCCAGTCGTGAATTGCTGCTTCTGAGTGAAAGTCAGCGCCACATTGCGCGGTCTCACTGTAAAGCTGCCCGTTGAGGTCCCACTGCCCACATTCACAAAGATTGTGGATTTAAACGTCGTCGAGCTATTCGCTGCCTGCACTGTCAGCCGACGTGTGCCGGACGGCATCGAGACAAAAGTATCCAGTTTGCTCGCAGACACCTGAAATTTCTTTACGCCGTCCACATAGATCTGCACGTACTTCACTGTGGTGCTGGAAGTGGTGCCGGCCACCACGTGTACGGGTGACGTCACGTTGGCGTTATTGGCTGGCGTGCAAA
This DNA window, taken from Clostridia bacterium, encodes the following:
- a CDS encoding methylmalonyl-CoA mutase family protein, whose translation is MKEDDGLELLQQFSPVTTEQWEEVIRKDLKGADYDKKLVWRSDEQIAVKPYYRRQDLDGLDRQLAAAPGDFPFVRGTRSTPGWAVRQEIDELDVRKANQYAREALRGGADEVCFAAEPCVGGLRGVSVQTLQDMKQLLDEISLERVPLHFRSGRLALPMLLLLLEAVEMRGDLPRLQGSVDYDPITDLVLAGGSSQDRKRMFDEVADVVRLCRTRAQAFRPLTVRAGDYRECGGTVVQEVAFALGTGVEYLAELSARGLSVDDAASSLGFSLTAGTSYFFEIAKLRAFRLLWARAIAEFKPSTKEALKPVVHTRTSEWSATIYDPHVNVLRATTEAMSAAVGGSEAVTVVPFDRPSGPGTDLSRRLSRNTQTILKREASLGRCVDAAAGSYYIETLTDSIARAAWTLFQKIEAAGGVVKAIQGGLIQQQVRASRKVKNDAVASRRRTLLGTNHYPNSGESALAANKPGENVTPLKRTGIAVDTESAKAMKQFAQGLVVGDFVSAAPFVVEVEALQPYRAAQPYESLRLGMERYTAAGGRVPCVYLLEFGDLKMRKARSGFAANFFGCGGFNVVTGTGETLDASVRAAIDAHADTIVLCSSDAEYLQIAKPICEQVKNAEKPVPVLIAGYPSEAIEQLRADGVVDFIHVRSNALEVLSAWQRKLGVGE
- a CDS encoding biotin/lipoyl-containing protein; the encoded protein is MKLQIGIEGKTYEVDIEMPEEESAGHSYASYRPSYAPAPTFVPSAAPAAAAPKAAPSDANVDEDKVCRSPIAGIVIRLNAQIGQQLQPNDLLLVLEAMKMETNVTAPVGGKIKTINVQPGDGVQVNQVLVEFE
- the meaB gene encoding methylmalonyl Co-A mutase-associated GTPase MeaB; translation: MPQRSTRKERIVSGDGDFLIVQPGVEQPSSLSVKNIKRARRLSAPEYLEGILRGDRAVLGRAITLVESSRPQDHQLAQDLLQLCLPHTGRSIRVGITGVPGAGKSTFIEALGMELIGRGERVAVLAIDPSSQLSRGSILGDKTRMERLASSDSAFIRPSPSAGSLGGVARRTRETMLLCEAAGFRTVFIETVGVGQSETAVNDMVDFFLLLMLAGAGDELQGIKRGIMEMSDLIAINKADGENTARARLARCEYETALHLFAAQPSGWTPKVVTCSALSGSGIAEIWDTVLEHQRTTRANGYFEIRRRTQVRNWMQETIEQGLLDHFRADPRIAKKLPELETEVAAGRLTSARAAEILLDVFRRP
- a CDS encoding VOC family protein, which translates into the protein MNVPATSFNEDLLKVPGILFFDHLAIAVKHGELDPQVKAYAALGFREIHREEVYGGDQVREALLQVGDGPNLIQLLEPLSPESPVQKLLDKNGGRGGFAHIAFRVRSAQAAFDYMKSEGFNLIDKAPRPGSRGTTVFFVHPKSRADVPFGFLIEVVEDPRG
- a CDS encoding Ig-like domain-containing protein, which produces MRPLRTLCLTSLATAVLFLGNFATAQCTLSTVSPSVTICTPANNANVTSPVHVVAGTTSSTTVKYVQIYVDGVKKFQVSASKLDTFVSMPSGTRRLTVQAANSSTTFKSTIFVNVGSGTSTGSFTVRPRNVALTFTQKQQFTTGTSVTWAVDGIAGGNATVGTISSTGLYTPPHVQGRHTVTARSTSDSTRTGSANAYVTNYPGVFTSHNDKMRTGQNLGEIALSPSNVKTSTFGKLGSYAVDGFVYAQPLYVANVAIPNRGFRNIVYVATLHDSVYAFDADRRSTTPLWKRSFINPGAGITTIPFRDFDTSCCGILETGIVGTPVIDRASSTLYVVVATKENGTYHQRLHALSLTTGAEKLGGPVEIRATVPGRGVGSSGGNLTFSPLRHLNRPGLLLHNGNVYIAFGSHGDKQPYHGWIMAYSASTLLQIGVICITPNGEGGAIWQSGGGLSADAAGFVYTASGDGTFTANASGRDYGDSILKLNPNALSVADFFTPDNQSTLNVNDQDLGSTGVLVLPNQSGAHTHLALAGSKRGGAYLVDRDNMGRFNSSTNDVVQFFTAAGKLFSTPAYWFGTLYFVGISKPLQAHRISNGLINTTAASKSSKTFEYPGATPSISSKGSTNGIVWLYERNTTLNRAVLHAYSASNVSQLLYNSRQNSTRDLAASAPVRFAVPTIANGKVFIGTQSQLVIYGLLP
- the scpA gene encoding methylmalonyl-CoA mutase → MRPDFSHIDYECPSQTGSPASRRASEPWTTPEHIDVPAYFTREALEKMEHLDYAAGVAPFLRGPYSMMYALQPWTVRQYAGYSTAEESNAFYRRNLAAGQKGLSVAFDLATHRGYDSDHERVVGDVGKAGVAIDSVLDMKVLFDQIPLDQMSVSMTMNGAVLPIMAFYIVAAEEQGVPAEKLSGTIQNDILKEFMVRNTYIYPPTPSMRIIGDIFRFCSERMPKFNFISVSGYHMQEAGATADIELAYTLADGLEYLRTGIRAGLDVDSFAPRISFFWDIGMNHFMEIAKMRAARVLWAKLVKQFNPKNPKSLALRTHSQTSGWSLTAQDPFNNIIRTCTEALAAALGHTQSLHTNALDEAIALPTDFSARIARNTQIYLQEETDITRAVDPWAGSYYVEHLTHELMHRAWGLIQEVEQVGGMVKAIEAGLPKMRIEEAAARKQARIDSGSDVIVGVNAFVLEKEAPLDVLEVNNAAVREAQLSGLANLKAGRSSAEVEAALKALTESAKTGEGNLLALAVDAARKRATLGEISSALETVYGRYQAVVRSISGVYAAESMSDENFQKARKMADEFAEAEGRRPRILVAKMGQDGHDRGAKVISTAFADLGFDVDIGPLFQTPAEVARHATENDVHVLGVSTLAGGHKTLVPQVVEELKKLGREDIIVIVGGVIPAQDYDFLYESGAAGVFGPGTVIPLAAQQIISVLAHHAAAEHA